GTGTAATATCCCGCTGTCCTTTGTTCGTTCATAATCGTCTTCACTTCCCTTCCTGATATGTCATACAGTTTTATGTTTACCCTGCTGTCAAGAGGCAGGTCGAAGTCTATCTTTGTCGTCGGATTGAACGGATTCGGGTAGTTCT
The Ignavibacteria bacterium DNA segment above includes these coding regions:
- a CDS encoding T9SS type A sorting domain-containing protein, whose protein sequence is NYPNPFNPTTKIDFDLPLDSRVNIKLYDISGREVKTIMNEQRTAGYYTVQFNSAELSSGVYFYRIIAKSTGADFIMTKKMMLIK